A window from Mycolicibacterium tokaiense encodes these proteins:
- the murA gene encoding UDP-N-acetylglucosamine 1-carboxyvinyltransferase has translation MSERFVVTGGNRLAGEVAVGGAKNSVLKLMAASLLAEGTTTITNCPDILDVPLMAEVLRGLGATVELDGDTVRITSPDEPKYDADFAAVRQFRASVCVLGPLVGRCKKAKVALPGGDAIGSRPLDMHQAGLRQLGATCNIEHGCVVAHAETLRGAEIQLEFPSVGATENILMAAVVAEGVTTIHNAAREPDVVDLCVMLNQMGAQITGAGSSTMTITGVPKLYPTEHRVIGDRIVAATWGIAAAMTRGDISVTGVDPAHLQLVLHKLHDVGATVTQSDDGFRVVQYERPKAVNVATLPFPGFPTDLQPMAIGLASIAEGTSMITENVFEARFRFVEEMIRLGADARTDGHHAVVRGIPQLSSAPVWSSDIRAGAGLVLAGLVADGDTEVHDVFHIDRGYPLFVENLVSLGAEIERVS, from the coding sequence GTGAGTGAGCGTTTCGTTGTGACCGGTGGAAATCGGTTGGCCGGCGAAGTTGCTGTTGGGGGAGCCAAGAACAGCGTGCTCAAACTGATGGCGGCAAGTCTGCTGGCTGAAGGCACCACCACCATCACCAACTGCCCGGACATCCTGGATGTCCCGTTGATGGCCGAGGTGCTGCGTGGGCTCGGCGCCACCGTCGAACTCGACGGCGACACGGTGCGGATCACCTCGCCGGATGAGCCGAAGTACGACGCGGACTTCGCCGCGGTGCGGCAGTTCCGTGCGTCGGTGTGCGTGTTGGGTCCGCTGGTGGGGCGGTGCAAGAAGGCCAAGGTGGCGCTTCCCGGGGGTGACGCCATCGGGTCGAGGCCGCTGGACATGCATCAAGCCGGCCTGCGGCAGTTGGGGGCGACCTGCAACATCGAGCACGGCTGTGTCGTCGCGCATGCGGAGACGCTGCGCGGCGCCGAGATCCAGCTGGAGTTCCCGTCCGTGGGGGCCACTGAGAACATCCTGATGGCGGCGGTGGTCGCCGAAGGGGTGACCACCATCCACAACGCCGCGCGCGAACCCGACGTGGTGGACCTGTGCGTGATGCTCAACCAGATGGGGGCCCAGATCACTGGCGCCGGGTCGTCGACGATGACCATCACGGGTGTGCCGAAGCTCTATCCCACCGAGCATCGGGTGATCGGTGACCGCATCGTGGCAGCGACCTGGGGGATAGCGGCGGCGATGACCCGCGGCGATATCTCGGTCACCGGAGTGGACCCGGCCCACCTGCAGCTGGTGCTGCACAAGTTGCACGACGTCGGAGCCACTGTCACGCAGAGTGACGACGGCTTCCGGGTGGTGCAGTACGAGCGGCCGAAGGCGGTGAACGTGGCGACGCTGCCGTTCCCGGGGTTTCCGACCGACCTGCAGCCGATGGCAATCGGGCTCGCGTCGATCGCCGAGGGCACCTCGATGATCACCGAGAACGTGTTCGAAGCCCGGTTCCGGTTCGTTGAAGAGATGATCCGGCTGGGGGCCGACGCCCGTACCGACGGCCATCACGCCGTCGTGCGGGGGATCCCGCAACTCTCGAGTGCGCCCGTGTGGTCGTCGGACATCCGTGCCGGCGCCGGTCTGGTGTTGGCCGGCCTGGTTGCCGACGGCGACACCGAGGTGCACGACGTGTTCCACATCGATCGCGGCTACCCGCTGTTCGTGGAGAACCTGGTCAGTCTGGGCGCTGAGATCGAGCGGGTAAGCTGA
- a CDS encoding cob(I)yrinic acid a,c-diamide adenosyltransferase has protein sequence MAVHLTRIYTRTGDDGTTGLSDFSRVSKSDARLIAYADCDETNGAIGVALALGAPDARIAAVLLQIQNDLFDAGADLSTPVVAEPKYPPLRITQDYIDRLERWCDEFNEPLPALNSFILPGGTPLSALLHVARTVARRAERSAWMAMSEHPDDMSALPAKYLNRLSDLLFILSRVANPDGDVLWQPGGARKDS, from the coding sequence ATGGCTGTCCATCTGACCCGCATCTACACCCGCACCGGCGACGACGGCACCACAGGTCTGAGCGACTTCTCGCGGGTGTCCAAATCGGATGCGCGTCTGATCGCGTACGCCGACTGTGACGAAACCAACGGTGCCATCGGCGTCGCCCTGGCCCTCGGCGCACCGGATGCCCGCATTGCGGCGGTGCTCCTGCAGATCCAGAACGATCTCTTCGATGCGGGCGCCGACCTGTCCACACCGGTGGTGGCCGAGCCGAAGTATCCCCCGCTGCGGATCACCCAGGACTACATCGATCGATTGGAGCGGTGGTGCGACGAGTTCAACGAACCACTGCCGGCCCTCAACTCGTTCATCCTGCCGGGCGGAACACCACTGTCAGCACTGTTGCACGTGGCGCGCACGGTCGCGCGTCGCGCAGAGCGGTCGGCCTGGATGGCCATGAGCGAACATCCCGATGACATGAGTGCGCTGCCGGCGAAGTACCTCAACCGGCTCTCCGACCTGCTGTTCATCCTGTCGCGGGTAGCCAATCCCGACGGCGACGTGTTGTGGCAGCCGGGCGGCGCCCGCAAGGACAGTTAG
- a CDS encoding DUF2550 domain-containing protein translates to MVFMVVLVAVLLAFVAALTYRLWKLRQGGTAAILRDVPAVGGHGWRHGVIRYRGGEAVFYQLSSLRWWPDRRLSRRGVEIVSRRAPRGDEFDIMTEEIVVLELRDSSPDRRRGYELALDQGALTAFLSWLESRPNPRARRRIV, encoded by the coding sequence ATGGTATTCATGGTCGTGCTCGTGGCTGTGCTCCTCGCGTTCGTCGCAGCGCTGACCTACCGACTGTGGAAACTGCGGCAGGGCGGCACTGCGGCGATTCTGCGTGACGTCCCCGCTGTCGGAGGGCACGGCTGGCGCCACGGCGTCATCCGCTACCGCGGTGGGGAGGCCGTGTTCTATCAGTTGTCGAGCCTGCGCTGGTGGCCCGACCGGCGGCTCAGCCGCCGGGGCGTGGAGATCGTCTCCCGGCGGGCCCCGCGCGGCGACGAATTCGACATCATGACCGAGGAGATCGTCGTCCTCGAACTCCGTGATTCCTCACCCGATCGGCGGCGCGGATACGAACTGGCGCTCGATCAGGGCGCCCTGACGGCGTTCCTGTCCTGGCTGGAATCCCGTCCCAACCCGCGCGCCCGCCGCCGAATCGTCTAA
- a CDS encoding F0F1 ATP synthase subunit epsilon, producing MAELDVDIVAVERNVWSGKATFLFTRTTAGEIGILPRHIPLVAQLVDDAMVRVEREGEDDLRIAVDGGFLSVTEEGVIILAESAEFESEIDADAAKTDSQSDDPEVAARGRARLRAVGQLD from the coding sequence ATGGCTGAACTGGACGTCGACATCGTTGCCGTCGAACGCAACGTCTGGTCGGGTAAGGCAACGTTCCTCTTCACCCGCACCACCGCGGGCGAGATCGGCATCCTGCCCAGGCACATTCCGCTCGTCGCGCAGTTGGTCGACGACGCAATGGTCCGGGTGGAACGCGAAGGTGAAGACGATCTGCGCATCGCGGTGGACGGCGGATTCCTGTCGGTCACCGAAGAGGGCGTGATCATCCTGGCCGAGTCGGCGGAGTTCGAGTCCGAGATCGATGCGGACGCCGCCAAGACGGATTCGCAGTCGGATGACCCGGAGGTAGCGGCCAGGGGACGGGCGCGCCTGCGCGCCGTCGGCCAACTCGATTAG
- the atpD gene encoding F0F1 ATP synthase subunit beta gives MTATAEKTTTGRVVRITGPVVDVEFPRGSVPELFNALHAEITYGELAKTLTLEVAQHLGDNLVRTISMQPTDGLVRGVEVKDTGASISVPVGDGVKGHVFNALGDCLDDPGYAKDFEHWSIHRKPPPFAELEPRTEMLETGLKVVDLLTPYVRGGKIALFGGAGVGKTVLIQEMINRIARNFGGTSVFAGVGERTREGNDLWVELEDANVLKDTALVFGQMDEPPGTRMRVALSALTMAEFFRDEQGQDVLLFIDNIFRFTQAGSEVSTLLGRMPSAVGYQPTLADEMGELQERITSTRGRSITSMQAVYVPADDYTDPAPATTFAHLDATTELSRTVFSKGIFPAVDPLASSSTILHPSVVGDDHYRVAQEVIRILQRYKDLQDIIAILGIDELSEEDKVLVYRARKIERFLSQNMMAAEQFTGQPGSTVPLKETIEAFDKLAKGEFDHLPEQAFFLIGGLDDLAKKAESLGAKL, from the coding sequence ATGACTGCTACCGCCGAAAAGACCACCACCGGTCGCGTCGTTCGCATCACCGGTCCCGTCGTGGACGTCGAGTTCCCCCGTGGCTCGGTGCCTGAACTGTTCAACGCCCTGCACGCCGAGATCACCTACGGCGAGCTGGCCAAGACGTTGACCCTCGAGGTCGCCCAGCACCTCGGTGACAACCTGGTGCGCACCATCTCCATGCAGCCCACCGACGGTCTGGTGCGTGGCGTGGAGGTCAAGGACACCGGCGCCTCCATCTCCGTGCCCGTGGGCGACGGCGTGAAGGGCCACGTCTTCAACGCCCTCGGTGACTGCCTCGACGATCCCGGCTACGCCAAGGACTTCGAGCACTGGTCCATCCACCGCAAGCCGCCGCCCTTCGCCGAGCTCGAGCCTCGCACCGAGATGCTCGAGACCGGCCTCAAGGTCGTCGACCTGCTGACCCCCTACGTGCGTGGTGGCAAGATCGCCCTGTTCGGCGGTGCCGGGGTGGGCAAGACGGTGCTCATCCAGGAGATGATCAACCGCATCGCCCGCAACTTCGGTGGTACCTCGGTGTTCGCCGGCGTGGGTGAGCGCACCCGTGAGGGCAACGACCTGTGGGTCGAGCTCGAGGACGCCAACGTGCTCAAGGACACCGCCCTGGTGTTCGGCCAGATGGACGAGCCGCCCGGCACGCGTATGCGCGTCGCCCTGTCCGCGCTGACCATGGCGGAGTTCTTCCGCGATGAGCAGGGCCAGGACGTGCTGCTGTTCATCGACAACATCTTCCGGTTCACCCAGGCCGGTTCCGAGGTGTCGACCCTGCTGGGTCGTATGCCCTCGGCCGTGGGTTACCAGCCGACGCTGGCCGACGAGATGGGTGAGCTGCAGGAGCGCATCACCTCGACGCGCGGCCGCTCCATCACCTCGATGCAGGCCGTGTACGTGCCCGCCGACGACTACACCGACCCGGCCCCGGCCACCACGTTCGCGCACCTCGACGCCACCACCGAGCTGTCTCGTACGGTGTTCTCGAAGGGCATCTTCCCCGCGGTGGATCCGCTGGCATCGTCTTCGACGATCCTGCACCCCAGCGTCGTCGGCGACGATCATTACCGGGTTGCGCAGGAAGTCATCCGAATCCTGCAGCGCTACAAGGATCTTCAGGACATCATCGCCATTCTCGGTATCGACGAGCTGTCGGAAGAGGACAAGGTTCTGGTGTACCGCGCTCGTAAGATCGAGCGCTTCCTGAGCCAGAACATGATGGCGGCCGAACAGTTCACCGGGCAGCCGGGCTCCACCGTGCCGCTGAAGGAGACCATCGAGGCCTTCGACAAGCTGGCCAAGGGTGAGTTCGACCACCTGCCCGAGCAGGCGTTCTTCCTCATCGGTGGCCTCGACGACCTGGCCAAGAAGGCCGAGAGCCTCGGCGCCAAGCTGTGA
- a CDS encoding F0F1 ATP synthase subunit gamma, with product MAATLRELRGRIRSAGSIKKITKAQELIATSRIAKAQARVEAARPYADEITNMLTNLAGASALDHPLLVERDNPKRAAVLVVSSDRGLCGAYNANVLRRAEELFALLRDEGKSPVLYVVGRKASGYYSFRGRDVVESWTGFSERPTYENAKEIADTLVDVFMSGADDDDEGPGADGKVGVDELHIVTTEFRSMLAQTAEARRIAPMVVEYVGEEETGPHTLFSFEPNAEELFGALLPRYVATRVYAALLEAAASESAARRRAMKSASDNADDLIKALTLEANRERQAQITQEISEIVGGANALADAK from the coding sequence ATGGCTGCAACACTGCGTGAGCTACGCGGGCGCATCCGCTCCGCCGGGTCGATCAAGAAGATCACCAAGGCCCAGGAGCTGATCGCAACCTCGCGGATCGCCAAGGCGCAGGCGCGGGTCGAGGCGGCCCGCCCCTACGCCGATGAGATCACCAACATGCTCACCAACCTCGCCGGTGCCAGCGCGCTGGATCACCCGCTGTTGGTGGAACGGGACAACCCCAAGCGTGCCGCCGTGTTGGTGGTGTCGTCGGATCGCGGACTCTGCGGTGCCTACAACGCCAACGTCCTGCGGCGGGCCGAAGAGCTCTTCGCCCTGCTGCGGGACGAGGGCAAATCTCCGGTGCTCTACGTGGTCGGCCGAAAGGCGTCCGGCTACTACAGCTTCCGTGGTCGCGATGTCGTTGAGTCGTGGACCGGCTTCTCCGAACGGCCGACGTACGAGAACGCCAAGGAGATTGCCGACACCCTGGTGGACGTGTTCATGTCCGGTGCCGACGACGACGATGAGGGACCAGGCGCCGACGGCAAGGTCGGGGTCGACGAACTGCACATCGTGACAACGGAATTCAGGTCGATGCTGGCGCAGACGGCAGAGGCCCGCCGGATCGCCCCGATGGTCGTCGAGTACGTCGGCGAAGAGGAGACCGGGCCGCACACGCTGTTCTCGTTCGAGCCGAACGCCGAGGAACTGTTCGGGGCGTTGCTTCCCCGGTACGTGGCCACCCGCGTGTACGCGGCACTGCTGGAGGCTGCGGCTTCGGAGTCGGCCGCCCGGCGCCGGGCCATGAAGTCCGCGAGCGACAACGCCGACGATCTGATCAAGGCTCTGACCTTGGAAGCCAACCGCGAGCGGCAGGCTCAGATCACCCAGGAAATCAGCGAGATCGTCGGTGGCGCCAACGCGCTGGCTGACGCCAAATAA
- the atpA gene encoding F0F1 ATP synthase subunit alpha produces the protein MAELTISAADIEGAIEDYVSSFSAESEREEVGTVIDAGDGIAHVEGLPSVMTQELLEFEGGVLGVALNLDEHSVGAVILGEFGKIEEGQQVKRTGEVLSVPVGDAFLGRVVNPLGEPIDGQGDIATDTRRALELQAPSVVQRQGVGEPLQTGIKAIDSQTPIGRGQRQLIIGDRKTGKTAVCVDTILNQRGAWETGDPKQQVRCVYVAIGQKGTTIASVKRALEEGGAMEYTTIVAAPASDPAGFKWLAPYAGSAIGQHWMYEGKHVLIVFDDLSKQADAYRAISLLLRRPPGREAFPGDVFYLHSRLLERCAKLSDELGGGSMTGLPIIETKANDISAFIPTNVISITDGQCFLESDLFNQGVRPAINVGVSVSRVGGAAQIKAMKEVAGSLRLELSQYRELEAFAAFASDLDAASKAQLDRGARLVELLKQPQYSPLPVEEQVVSIFLGTKGHLDSVPVDDVARFEADLLEHVRASHDGILSDIRESKKLSEENEEKLTDVINEFKKGFSASDGSSVVVNEAEAEAMDAEDLGQESVKVRKAPPKKK, from the coding sequence ATGGCAGAGTTGACAATCTCAGCTGCTGATATCGAAGGCGCTATCGAGGACTACGTCTCCTCCTTCAGCGCCGAGTCCGAGCGCGAAGAAGTCGGCACCGTGATCGACGCCGGTGACGGCATCGCCCACGTCGAGGGCCTGCCCTCGGTGATGACCCAGGAGCTGCTGGAGTTCGAGGGCGGTGTCCTCGGTGTGGCCCTGAACCTCGACGAGCACAGCGTCGGCGCGGTCATCCTCGGCGAGTTCGGCAAGATCGAAGAGGGCCAGCAGGTCAAGCGCACCGGCGAGGTGCTCTCGGTGCCCGTCGGTGACGCGTTCCTCGGACGCGTCGTCAACCCGCTCGGTGAGCCCATCGACGGCCAGGGCGACATCGCCACCGACACCCGTCGTGCACTCGAGCTGCAGGCGCCGTCGGTGGTGCAGCGCCAGGGCGTCGGTGAGCCGCTGCAGACCGGCATCAAGGCCATCGACAGCCAGACCCCGATCGGCCGCGGCCAGCGCCAGCTGATCATCGGCGACCGCAAGACCGGCAAGACCGCAGTCTGCGTCGACACCATCCTCAACCAGCGCGGCGCCTGGGAGACCGGTGACCCGAAGCAGCAGGTGCGCTGCGTCTACGTCGCCATCGGCCAAAAGGGCACCACCATCGCGTCGGTGAAGCGCGCCCTCGAGGAGGGGGGCGCCATGGAGTACACCACCATCGTCGCGGCCCCAGCCTCCGATCCCGCCGGCTTCAAGTGGCTGGCCCCGTACGCCGGGTCGGCCATCGGGCAGCACTGGATGTACGAGGGCAAGCACGTCCTCATCGTGTTCGACGATCTGTCGAAGCAGGCTGACGCCTACCGCGCCATCTCGCTGTTGCTGCGTCGCCCGCCGGGCCGCGAAGCCTTCCCGGGCGACGTGTTCTACCTGCACTCCCGTCTGCTGGAGCGTTGCGCCAAGCTGTCCGACGAACTGGGCGGTGGATCGATGACCGGGCTGCCGATCATCGAGACCAAGGCCAACGACATCTCGGCGTTCATCCCCACCAACGTCATCTCGATCACCGACGGCCAGTGCTTCCTGGAGTCCGACCTGTTCAACCAGGGTGTCCGGCCGGCCATCAACGTCGGTGTCTCGGTGTCGCGCGTGGGTGGTGCCGCACAGATCAAGGCCATGAAGGAAGTTGCGGGCTCACTGCGTCTGGAGCTGTCGCAGTATCGCGAGCTGGAGGCGTTCGCCGCCTTCGCCTCGGATCTGGATGCCGCCTCCAAGGCCCAGCTGGACCGTGGCGCACGCCTGGTCGAGCTGCTCAAGCAGCCGCAGTACTCGCCGCTGCCCGTCGAGGAGCAGGTGGTGTCGATCTTCCTGGGCACCAAGGGCCACCTGGATTCGGTTCCGGTCGATGACGTGGCACGTTTCGAGGCCGATCTGCTGGAGCATGTCCGAGCCAGCCACGACGGCATCCTGTCGGACATCCGCGAGTCGAAGAAGCTCTCCGAGGAGAACGAAGAGAAGCTGACCGACGTCATCAACGAGTTCAAGAAGGGCTTCTCCGCCTCTGACGGCAGCTCGGTTGTGGTCAACGAGGCCGAAGCCGAGGCGATGGACGCCGAGGATCTGGGTCAGGAGTCGGTGAAGGTCCGCAAGGCCCCCCCGAAGAAGAAGTAG
- a CDS encoding F0F1 ATP synthase subunit B/delta, giving the protein MSTFIGQLIGFAVIVFIIVKWVVPPVKGLMQKQQEAIRVALAESAEAAKKLAEADAMHAKAVEEAKAESAKVTEEAKADSERIEAQLQEQAVTEAERIKAQGEQQVHLLRQQTIRGLRHELGADSVQKAEDLVRQYVSDPAQQSATVDRFLGELESMAPSTAVLEAGASLNLRAASREALAEVVKKFDDTAGGLDAAGLTAVADDLTAVAKVLLDEPILAKHLADPTDNPEPKVRLAQRLFGDKISPAALELLKTAVSQRWSAEGNLVDALEHVARLALLSRADAAGEGEAVEDQLFRFGRLLDAQPRLSNLLSDTTTPAEGRISLLRKVLDTSGDVNDTAAALLAQTVELLRGERADAAVADLAELAVVRRGEVVANVTAAGDLSDQQRTRLAEVLGRIYSHPVAVQLNVDPAVLGGLLITVGDEVIDGSISSRLAAARSGLPD; this is encoded by the coding sequence ATGTCGACATTCATCGGCCAGCTGATCGGCTTCGCGGTGATCGTATTCATCATCGTGAAGTGGGTCGTGCCGCCCGTGAAGGGCCTGATGCAGAAGCAGCAGGAGGCCATCCGCGTCGCATTGGCGGAAAGCGCGGAGGCCGCCAAGAAGCTGGCCGAAGCCGACGCCATGCACGCCAAGGCCGTTGAAGAGGCCAAGGCGGAATCCGCCAAGGTCACCGAGGAGGCCAAGGCGGATTCCGAGCGCATCGAAGCTCAGCTGCAGGAGCAGGCCGTCACCGAGGCCGAGCGCATCAAGGCCCAGGGCGAGCAGCAGGTTCACCTGCTGCGCCAGCAGACCATCCGCGGTCTGCGGCACGAGCTCGGCGCGGACTCCGTGCAGAAGGCCGAGGACCTGGTGCGGCAATACGTGTCGGACCCCGCGCAGCAGTCCGCCACGGTGGACCGCTTCCTAGGTGAGCTCGAGTCGATGGCTCCCTCCACCGCGGTGCTGGAAGCCGGTGCGTCGCTGAACCTGCGCGCCGCCAGCCGCGAAGCGCTGGCCGAAGTGGTCAAGAAGTTCGACGACACCGCGGGTGGACTCGACGCCGCCGGCCTCACGGCGGTGGCCGACGACCTGACCGCGGTGGCCAAAGTGCTGCTGGATGAGCCCATCCTGGCCAAGCACCTGGCGGACCCCACCGACAACCCCGAACCCAAGGTGCGCCTGGCGCAGCGGCTGTTCGGTGACAAGATCAGCCCCGCCGCCCTGGAGCTGCTGAAAACCGCTGTCTCGCAGCGGTGGTCGGCGGAAGGCAACCTGGTGGACGCGCTGGAGCACGTCGCCCGGCTGGCGCTGCTGTCACGCGCCGACGCCGCCGGCGAGGGCGAAGCCGTGGAAGACCAGCTGTTCCGCTTCGGCCGTCTGCTGGACGCACAGCCGCGGCTGAGCAATCTGCTCAGTGACACCACGACACCCGCCGAGGGCCGGATCTCGCTGCTGCGCAAGGTTCTCGACACCTCCGGTGACGTGAACGACACCGCGGCAGCGCTACTGGCCCAGACCGTCGAACTGCTGCGCGGCGAGCGTGCCGACGCGGCGGTCGCCGATCTGGCGGAACTGGCCGTGGTCCGCCGCGGCGAGGTGGTGGCCAACGTGACCGCCGCCGGTGACCTCAGCGATCAGCAGCGCACCCGGCTGGCCGAGGTACTGGGACGGATCTACAGCCATCCGGTTGCCGTCCAGTTGAACGTCGACCCCGCTGTCCTGGGCGGGCTGCTCATCACGGTCGGCGACGAAGTGATCGACGGATCCATCTCCTCCCGGTTGGCTGCAGCGCGCAGCGGACTGCCGGACTGA
- a CDS encoding F0F1 ATP synthase subunit B, protein MNELSILAAEEGGGTSNFLIPNGTFFVVLLIFLITLAVIWKWVVPPVSKVLAEREAMLAKTAADNRKSAEQVAAAQADYDETMAGARSEASAIRDEARTAGRQVIDSKRAEANGAVADTVRQADEQLSTQRTATQTELQSSVDGLSAALASRILGVPVGSDDVKSGGSS, encoded by the coding sequence ATGAACGAACTATCCATCCTCGCAGCGGAAGAAGGCGGGGGGACCAGTAACTTCCTGATCCCCAACGGCACCTTCTTCGTCGTGCTGCTCATCTTCCTGATCACGCTCGCCGTGATCTGGAAATGGGTGGTGCCGCCGGTCAGCAAGGTGCTCGCCGAGCGCGAAGCCATGCTGGCCAAGACCGCGGCAGACAACCGGAAGTCGGCAGAGCAGGTCGCAGCGGCCCAGGCCGACTACGACGAGACGATGGCCGGTGCCCGTTCCGAAGCGTCGGCCATCCGTGACGAGGCCCGCACTGCCGGCAGGCAGGTCATCGACTCCAAGCGTGCCGAGGCCAACGGCGCCGTCGCCGACACCGTGCGGCAGGCGGACGAGCAACTGTCCACCCAGCGCACGGCTACGCAGACCGAGTTGCAGTCGTCGGTGGACGGACTTTCGGCCGCGCTGGCCAGCCGGATCCTGGGCGTGCCCGTGGGATCCGATGACGTGAAATCAGGTGGGAGCAGCTAG
- a CDS encoding F0F1 ATP synthase subunit C produces MEIDPNAIITAGALIGGGLILGGGAIGAGIGDGIAGNALISGIARQPEAQGRLFTPFFITVGLVEAAYFINLAFMALFVFATPGLQ; encoded by the coding sequence ATGGAAATCGATCCCAACGCCATCATCACGGCCGGCGCTCTGATCGGCGGCGGATTGATCCTCGGCGGCGGTGCCATCGGCGCCGGCATCGGTGACGGTATCGCGGGTAACGCGCTGATCTCGGGCATCGCCCGTCAGCCCGAGGCCCAGGGCCGTCTGTTCACGCCGTTCTTCATCACCGTCGGTCTGGTCGAGGCCGCCTACTTCATCAACCTGGCCTTCATGGCGCTGTTCGTCTTCGCCACGCCGGGCCTGCAGTAA
- the atpB gene encoding F0F1 ATP synthase subunit A, which produces MTETVLAAEEGGAAIHVGHHTMVFELFGMTFNGDTIMATAITALIIIGLAFYLKSKVTSTGVPGKVQLFWEALTIQMRGQIESSVGMKVAPFVLPLAVALFAFILISNWLAVFPWQYGGSDGAAGELYKPPASDINFVLALALFVFFFYHAAGVKRRGIIGHPIKVVKGHVAFLAPINIVEELAKPISLALRLFGNIFAGGILVALIAMFPWYIQWAPNAIWKTFDLFVGLIQAFIFSLLTILYFSQAMELDHDDH; this is translated from the coding sequence ATGACAGAGACTGTGCTCGCTGCCGAAGAGGGCGGCGCTGCCATCCACGTCGGACACCACACCATGGTGTTCGAGCTGTTCGGGATGACGTTCAATGGCGACACCATCATGGCCACCGCCATCACCGCGCTCATCATCATCGGCCTGGCCTTCTACCTGAAGTCCAAGGTCACCTCCACCGGTGTGCCCGGCAAGGTGCAGCTGTTCTGGGAGGCCCTGACCATCCAGATGCGCGGGCAGATCGAGAGCTCTGTCGGCATGAAGGTGGCGCCGTTCGTGCTGCCGCTGGCCGTCGCGCTGTTCGCGTTCATTCTGATCTCGAACTGGTTGGCCGTGTTCCCGTGGCAGTACGGCGGCTCCGACGGCGCTGCCGGTGAGCTCTACAAGCCGCCTGCCTCGGACATCAACTTCGTGCTGGCGCTGGCGCTGTTCGTGTTCTTCTTCTACCACGCAGCAGGTGTCAAGCGCCGCGGCATCATCGGCCACCCGATCAAGGTGGTGAAGGGTCACGTCGCCTTCCTCGCCCCGATCAACATCGTCGAGGAACTCGCCAAGCCGATCTCGCTGGCACTGCGACTCTTCGGCAACATCTTCGCCGGCGGCATCCTGGTGGCGCTGATCGCCATGTTCCCCTGGTACATCCAGTGGGCCCCCAACGCCATCTGGAAGACCTTCGACCTGTTCGTCGGCCTCATCCAGGCGTTCATCTTCTCGCTGTTGACGATCCTGTACTTCAGCCAGGCGATGGAACTCGACCACGACGACCACTGA
- a CDS encoding ATP synthase subunit I: protein MTTPAHEAPLVFPSVAFRPVRLLVVCVLLTALATAASAFVATVWFGIFFGVGLGLGLVNALLVRRAVESITAQDHPLKKKMAVNSAMRLMIISVVALAIAIFFKENGGIAVLFGLAIFQALLVMSTSIPVLKKIRANGLDVEDVSATEPKG from the coding sequence GTGACGACACCAGCGCACGAAGCGCCGTTGGTGTTTCCGTCCGTGGCGTTCCGCCCTGTCCGCCTGCTCGTTGTCTGCGTGTTGCTGACCGCGCTCGCGACGGCGGCTTCGGCCTTCGTGGCCACCGTGTGGTTCGGCATCTTCTTCGGCGTGGGACTGGGCCTCGGTCTGGTCAACGCCCTGCTGGTGCGCCGGGCAGTCGAGTCCATCACGGCGCAGGACCACCCACTGAAGAAGAAGATGGCCGTGAACTCGGCCATGCGCCTGATGATCATCTCGGTGGTCGCGCTGGCCATCGCCATCTTCTTCAAGGAGAACGGCGGAATCGCCGTGCTGTTCGGACTGGCCATCTTCCAGGCGCTGCTGGTGATGAGCACCAGCATCCCGGTGCTGAAGAAGATCCGTGCCAACGGACTCGATGTCGAAGACGTATCCGCAACGGAACCGAAGGGTTGA